The Solanum lycopersicum chromosome 8, SLM_r2.1 DNA segment TAATGCTTTGTGCTTATTACATGTGTTTTGGTTGTAGGACTTGTTTCTAAGATTTTTGAGCAATTTTGGAGCTTAGATAGATGTCTTGGTACTTTGAAGTCTAAGTAGAGGTCCAAGAGGATTTCAAACGGGATCAAGTTCAAGGTTCAAGGACCGAGATGCATGCGAAAGAATGAAGTAGATGACGACACTGGAAAATGGCTTGGTGCACCGTGCCTGCCTTGTGTGCTGCTCCCTGCCGAGAAATCCAGAGGCCTGGAAAATTGGCCTGGGCCAACATGTTGCATCAGGCATTTTGTTGCCAGATTTTTTTCAAGTTGTCTTTTGAAGGGTATTTTGGTTGGGGATCTTTTGTACATGGTATAAATACTCCAAAAACGCAAGTAATAGGGGTCTGGATGTTGGGAAGTCAGAGTAAGCATTAAGGGTTGAAGACAACGAATTTCAATACTTTCATCATCATTTCAATTCAATACAGCAGTTTGGATCGATAGTTCGTTGTAATGAActctaattttatttcttctttgacTAGGTTGTCTAATTTTATGGAGTAGTTCCTCATAGGGTTTGTGACATGGTGTGTTAGGTGTAATTCATGGATTCGACTTGCTTAAATTGTTAGATTTTGTTAATGGAGTATGAAGAATAAGCATAGTTATTCTTATTTAGTTTAATCAAAAGAGAAGCTTAATACTGACAATCTATGCTACTAGAGTATGATTTAGTATAGCAATTTTTTCAGTAATTGAAAGAGCTTCTTGAATTgttcttaaaattaatatagGAAAATATTCATGGGaagtttttcttttacaattcCATTGGCTTATTCTTGCAAATGTTCTTCTGCATTTACTTAGTTGAGTTTGAAGATATCAAATTCATTCGAAAGACGTGTCCTAATATAGAGGACATGCTAGTCAGTCATTGAATTTGCCAAAAGCAAAGAAAACTCAGATAAGAACCTTGAAAACTAGTTGATCCTGCTTATTTCTTTTGCACCTGTCTAGTCATTATCATTTAATTCTCCTATCAATCGTTATTTCATAATTCCCAAGTTCATTTAAATCAACACTAGTTAAAAGTATATTTGATAGTCATGGTGTAATACCGCATCAAATTACAGTTAATATTTTCCATATAAAAACTTAGCAAAGTTCGTTTGAGGCATTAATGTACCAATCCATGTGGAGACAATAATTATTCTATACTATATTTGACTAACGAAGCGCTTGAAAATAATGTCTAATTTGTGCTCGTCACATAACAAAGAAGCATTAACTTAAGACATCAATAACCCTATTGAGGTTAATCAAGTATTCCTCAGTTTACCTTTTCCTGTGAGTTATCTCAATTTTGTGAGACGGACTTCATAATACTGAGGACCAACTGAAACTTAAACATGTTGTAGCAACAAAGATCATATTGAGAATTTTCTTCAATTCTATCCAGGATAGACCTTGAGGAACATatgagtgtatatatatatatatatatatatattgaaaaagaaCATGAGTTGCAGGATACTTAGGCAACAGATGCATACTTAAACACAGACAGGAAGCACCCAAAGGCTTGGAGCATTCTCAAATCATTAAACTGTGGGAAACAGAATCAGACAGATCCAAAAGCTGGTGGAATCAGATATGGGATGACTAATGTATTTCAGGAACATAACTTACCAGCAGTTCTTATAGTGGGAGCCCACTTGCATCTGTTGTTTAATGCGCTCACTCGGAGTGAAAATGAATGAAGTGGCAATGCTTGCAGAACCCCCAGCCAAGCAGTGTGCAAAAGAGTGGCATTCCTGTGGTAATAGAAATGTGTAATATCAGGAATACACTAATTTCCTTTGTAAAAAGAATCATACTATCTATGGTTACCAACGGAGATAGACCAGCTTCTCCTTTACTACTTTAAAGAAATTATAACAACTTCGCAAGCCTAACAGtctcttttcaattttttttccaattcatTCTCGGCTTGCTTGGGTAGTGCAAACAGAAATTCTGAGGAGAAGTTTAACATAAAAGGATGAAAAAGAAGAACACAAAACATTCACCTTAGGAAAAAGAGGTAGTAAGGCCCCTTTAACTGATTCGTATGTAAAGGTGTAAAGTGCAGATATGGGTGCAGACGAAGCAAGATTGGTCGAAATTCCCCGATAAAGTGCTGTTACTCCTGAGATAAGTTGACCAACAATTTCAAAGGTTTAAACATAGGCTCTAAGAAAGAGAAGCATCTCATTGCATGTAAGGAATTTTCATATTGAAAAGTGATGTGCAGCTTCAAATAAATAGACCTCTTTCAGAAATGAATGATCTGCCGATATAATAAAGTGGCTTCTGATCATTGGGACATGACTGAATAACAGTCTTAATTGTGTCAACTGGATGAAGACAAAGGCTGACAAAAATTCCAGCCATTGCTCCTGCAAAAGCATGCTCTTGTTTTGCAAGTGCATACAGAGGCTTTTCCTTTGCCACAGATCTCTGTACTTCAGAACTGAGCTCTTCCTCCAGTTCTACTTTTTCATTAATGGCAGAATCATATATGTGATCCTTAGCATTAATTTTGTCATGTACACTAGCAGAACAACTTGGAGTGACCGAGTACTCATGGAAGACTAAGTTATTTTCGGAATGTGAAATCCCTAGTGTGTTTGACTTTTTGTCATGAAAAACTTCATTATAGTGCCTTATAGATGAAGTGCCTGTTGACACCCTGTCGATCTCATCATGCTTTGCCATCTGACTTAACAATGAACCATCTGGCTCTTCCCTGTCAGTCTGGCAATCAGTATTTACTGTATCCACAACTGAGCAGCAACTTAAAGGATTATTTGTCATGTCTTCTATGGTACATTTTCTGTTTTCAGGGCATCCAAAACTAGCACAATTTAATTGTTGCTTAAATTTCAGTAAGGATGCTTCATGAATCCAACCATACACATTCTGTAAATAGTTGACGAAATCTTTTGCTTTCCGATTTTCTGGATGCATGGTAGATCTGTCATGGAGGAGACTCTGCAGAGAAGAACTCCCTAAGAGAGGACCAAAGAATGAGACTTTCTGGTTCGCTGTTAGTCGTTCCACATTTGCAAGCAGTAGAGGTGAAGAATCTGTATCACTATCCAAATTGACTGGTATTGAGTGATCAGGAGGTGAAAAACAAACACCAGAAATTTTATCTGCAGTGGAGTAACCAAATATGTTGTTTTCTTGGTGATCGGTATTATTGCATCTAGAACTTCCTTTAGATAGGATTCGTGTAACAGGGCCAGCTGCAGAACACCATATACTTCCAACTGCTGATATAAGCTCACTTGTGCTCATTATCTTAGAAGATTCAGAGTCAGAATTTTTAGGGTTCTCCTTATTTCCAGAAGAAATAGGGGCATTACTCTGTCGGTCTAAATCAGTGATTTCAAACAGTGCCCCATCAAGTAGATTACACCTGTATCTGATTGAAGGTTTGTCACTTTGGCGTGGTTGACTTCCCCCAGCCATATTATCACAATGATTTAAAATGTTCTCCAAAATATAAAATGCTAGAAGATTGCCAACTGCAATGTGGATGTAACTGCATTAttactaaaattattattatgtgaaaaAGAACTAGTTTATTTGCACACAAACATcattaaaacttaaaagtaaacCAAACAAATTGGTGTAAAAAGTAACAAAACCAAGTAAATCATCCAGCAAGTTCATTTAAGCATGTCTGTACATGTCCTGCCTAAGATGTTCTTCAGCCAATTATACCAGATGCTATAGTTTAAGTTTGTAAGGTTGGATTCAAAAACTGCACACAATATTGAGCTATCCTCCTTCACATTGAATGATATTGCAATACCAATTGCCTATTAGCTATTAAGTGTGCTTGATGTTATGCATTATACTTTGTAAATGATCAATTCGTCACAATCAATGCACGTCAAAGCtctgaaataataaataaagctaCTAGTATTATATAAACATCATAATTTCCAGAAAAAAATCCCCGTCTTAAATAGAATTTCTAAAGGTAACACTTACCATGTTAGGAGAACAATATAGAGAGAAAAGGATTTAAAAGTGTTTCAAGCGATTTCAGTTACTCTTATGATCCTGCCGTTCTATATTTCTATGACGGCACAAAGTTAATAGATAAATGACAAAGCATTTTTAAccaaattcattaaaattagtTGTAGAACAGAAACAAAGGATGTGTCGTTACCTGTCAAAGCTTCCTTCCTCTTACTAGTCCCAAGCCACTAGTTCCATTGGACACAACAAATCAAGTAGTAACAAATTACACCTGACAATAACgtcaaattataaatttcaaactGGACATAGCCAATCAAGAAGTAACAAATTACACCCAAACAGTAACATCAATTGCAAATTTCAAAATCAAGATTTACAGGGGAAAAAAATGAAACCCTCTAAAATCTATACAAGAATGAAATTCTCCATCCTAAAACTATACTTCTCACCGAACAAAAACATCCCTAAGAACTAAAAGGccactatcttttttttttttgataccCATGGTGTCTGGGCAAGCTTGAGCAAAACtaaaaagtcaattttttacTAAAACCAACTTCAAACTGTCCATTTCAATACTTCTCTTGCTTTCTCACAGTTCATCGACAATAAACTAGGAGTAGTAcacataaaattacaaatatagttgtcaaaatacaacaacattcataaaaataaaaacattttccttaaaTCAACTTGAAATTGCCCATTCTTGAATTGTCTCTCAATGACCGACAATGGACAATAAGAACTTCAATGATTCTTGCTTGTTTTCTATCAGTTTATCAGCAACCCCACTATGAGAAGTACAGACATAAATACACAATATACTTCTCAAAGCACAACATTTatagaaatcaaaatttttctccttaaaCCAACTTGAAGTTGCCATTCTTGAATGTCTTTATgatccacaaataacaaaaaagactTCAATGATTCTTTACTTGCTTTCTATCAGTTTATCAGAAACCCCACTATAAGAAATACAAATATACTTGTCAAAATACAACGAcattcataaaaatcaaaactatTTCATCAAACCAACTTGAAATTGCCATTCTTGAATGTCTTTATGATTCACAATTAACAACTAAGTCTTCAATGATTCTTTACTTGCTTTCTATCAGTTTATCAGCAAATCCCACTATGAGAAATACAACTATACTTGTCAAAACACAAcattcataaaaatcaaaactttttcCTAAAACCAACTTGAAATTGTCCATTCTTGAATTGTCTTAATGACCCACAATTaacaacaaggacttcaatgaTTCTTCCCTACTTTCTATCAGTTTATCAGCAACCCCATTATGAGAAATACataaacaaatacaaatatactTGTCAAAATTCAACAAcattcataaaaatcaaaaccttttcctaaaaccAACTAGAAATTGTCCATTCTTGAATTGTCTTAATGACCCACAATTAACATCAAAGACTTCAATGATTCTTCCCTACTTTCTATCAGCTAATCAGCAACCCCACTATGAgcaatacatatacaaatacaaagttACTAGTACCTGAATGAAATTGACTGTTTTGTAGCAGCTGAAAACAATGTGCCAAGAATGCTGTGAATCATCTTTCACCTGGGGCAAATCAGAGAGAAATTGGATGCAAATTTCCCCCATGACAGCCCCAAGTTAGTAGggttaatgaagaaaaaaaataccaaattcaGAATTGGGATGTTTCAGCTTCCATAGTCCTATAATTGGTAAAACAATGAGTTGTGACAGAACCTAGAGTGTCACTgtcatctcttttttttttcttttaaaggaaaaatttgaTAGAAATTTCTGGTGCATTTTGTACCTCATGgggtttatgttttttattttagggtttattaaaaaaaaactttatttagTCATTTACATAGTTTTCATCTTATGAAGATAccatttacatatataaaaattaaaatttgaaaatagtttttaaaaagatCTGTTAGACATATTaggataaaaattatttatgttagaaAGCGTTGTagtgatattatttttaattgatttttggtttaaatATTGATTTGTTGGTtaccatttattttttaaatttttttttatctatatattatGAGATATGAAgatatattacaatagtgaatacCACTTGCTCACCTTGTATttcaattacaatttcaaaTGGATGGAATATTTCAATAGTTAGCTACTGTTGGGTCTCGAATTCTCAagtatttttatcaaataatatttgggtcAAGATTTTCCCAAGTTAAAACCCTGTGTTTGGCCTCAAATTTCCCTAAAAATAGttgactattttaaaaaaatactattttcaTTTCTAAGTTCTAAAAACTATTAAAAGTATCAATAAATTTGTAGATAGAGTGATGTGTTGATAGATGGAGTGGTAGGTGACAtgttactaaataaaaataatgaatatatatgGTAGATAAATATTAGTTTGATTCAGTTATAATTacaatctattaaaaaaaattatacttcttttttcaattttattttttaaattagaattcaaaCTTTTTCAAAGGATGTAATAACAAATTATTCCTCTCTATATATTAGTAGGAAGATgggttatttttataaaatgtaagtgtttgggatttttaaatatttcctaagttttcaaaaactaatttttttttttttggaaaacttaaattctaccaaaaaaagaaaagcccAACGGGAGCTCCTTTAAGGTGCATATGTTAATATGCAAGGCATGGAACCCTCTCCTTAGCATTCATACATGCCTCATACATGCCTAACAGCCACTATCCTTGTGAACACTCCACGAAAGCATTGAAGTTTGTGAATGGATAATTGAAGTTTGTGAATGGATAGTCTTGAGGAAATCTGAATTGCATCAATGATTCTATGCCATATACATTAGCCATTAGACTTGAGTAGACTTATCATTTCATCAGATTTAAAATGGTTCCATTCCACTTCAATAATATTCAGACACAAAGGATTCTAGTAATAATAATACAGGATTATTCAGAAAGTTATTACATGTTTCTATTATTAGCTCTACACATTAACCAtttctcctaccatacaagttCACTACTATGATAATTACAGTAACTAATTAGACTTCTGATCAAAATTTATCGTATCGTTAGGGATAGTACTACAAAGCTTCATCTCTTTTCGAATTGGAAAAACTTGAACATTGCAGGTGCATGATAACTCCGTCCAAGTTCACTACTATGATAATTACAGTAACTAATTAGACTTCTGATCAAAATTTATCGTATCGTTAGGGATAGTACTACAAAGCTTCATCTCTTTTCGAATTGGAAAAACTTGAACATTGCAGGTACATGATAACTCCGTCCATGTCAAATTTCAAAGTATTTGTAACCGTCATCAGAGTTGGTCATTCCCTCTTCCCAATCACCCATCCGCTGACCACCAAAAACAACTTGTTGAATGCCTACATATCTGTATAGTGAACAACATATGTTAGCATAGCATTTTACGTTCAGAAGATGAAAACCACTTAGAGAATCGAGTGCTTACTCTGAGCTCAATACCGTTAAGCAATTGAGAAGAACATCGATTGAGAAGAAATCGGCTGTGCCAAGATCCACCCTGTTATGCACATGACCAAGTTGATATAAGCAAGTTTTGCCATACACGAGTAGTGTTACAAATTACGAGGAATCATTATATGTTTAAtcggaaaagaaaaaaaaaagtgcaaaGAAATGCATACCAAACTCTTGACCAGTTGTCCTGGAATTCAACATTACTTATGTCATGGAATGATGAAGGCATCACGTTGAAACCTTTTTCTGCATCATAGAGAGGATTGAATTCCATTGATGAACCCCCCAGCTGCATTCATTTAACACAAACTTGAACCTTTTTCCGATCACGTGGAGGAACTTCCTATTCTTCGTAATGTACGATAATAAAAGGGggatgaatgaatgaaatgatacCTTTTTCCGATCACGTGGAGGAACTTCCTATTCTTCGTAATGTATGATAATAAAAGGGggatgaatgaatgaaatgatcaAGAATAGAACCAACAACTTACTACAATTACAACCTGACCGCACACCATCGTGATTTAAAGTAGGAAAACTTTCAAACGCATGTGATTGTACGTACTAAACTTAATGTTTAGTTATTTGCTGAAGTAGAGCGATGGCAAGAACAACACTTAACAACAGcaaaaaaagaaactttaaatAAAATCCATGTTGAGCAGTGAACTCACCTGCAAATTCGATGAGTTAAATGCACCTAAACGTCCCATGACGTACCATGCCTGGATAACCTGCCAATAGAAGCACAAGATATTACAAGTTATGAAACCCAAAATACTAAAAAGCATGAAGTAATGTAATATGAGAACAGAGAAGAAAGCAGTAAACTTACACTACCGAAAATGTTAACGTCTCGATCAGATGGTGAGCCATAGAGTTCAAACCATATGTATGAATCAAGAGGATTAAAACTGTCGATTCAAATAAAATGCTGTAAGTGATATGCATCTTAACAAAATAGCAAGGAATTTGAAGGAAATTTTCtgcaaaatatatttcatcacaaactaaaaacaagaaaacattttctttcataccaaacacatttgcattaaaacaatatgACCTATAAAGATCTGCAAACCACATGCAACTTACTAATATCGGTAAATATGATATGTGAACAACAAATTGGAGACATCGTATTGAATAATTGTCAAGTCAAACAAACATGACAGACACTTCCTGAACTGTATTCTAAAGTTTGTGCTGAAACTCGACACCTGAACCCTGATAGACCATATAGAGATTTTAAAGAAAGTATTAGCCCATCCAACAAACAAAAATTTGACAAAACCCCtctattttaaaacaaaataaccCAGGAAAAGCTCTAGCAGCTCAGCCACAAGTCTGACTACATAAGAAGTGAACTCCTGACGATGAAAAAGAACACTACGACCTAGACTGGTTATTCTTCCCAAAATTCTGCTTCATTTATTTACTCTAGTTAAACAGAACAAACAGCTACAGAtcaaatagacaaaaaaaaatcacattttaccAAGGAACTTTAAAAACTTCACTTGATTATGTTTTGAAGGAATTTGGCCACTGGATGCTATTCATATATCTAGGAGATAGTGATaggaaaagaaaatttggaGAGAAAACAGAAGAAGCATCAAGTTTGGTCAGAATTTAATTACTCTCTAAAGCTGACTTTGAATGCAAGAACTGATCCTGTTTTAGACTTCTGAAAATTTCGGCCCTTTGTTCGAACTCTCTCTTCGACCTATCAAAATGGAGAAAAGGAAACAAGCAGATTTCAATTGGAAGTCATAAATCGAAATCTAAAGCGAACTGAAATCAACGAAAATGTGGAGTATCTGCAAATGTCTGTCTGTCAAACCTAACTCAAAAtcccaaataaaaattacacCTACCTTTTTCCTCATAAGCTCTGGATTTCCAATGCTATCACCAAGCACAGCACGAAGCTCTGTATCATGTTTACAGGCATCTTCCAACACTCTAAAAATAGCATTTTTAACATAAACAAGTCAATCTCAAGGACACAGATGAAGTAAAAGTGAAGATCAAATCAATGTTGGAATCCTAATGGCAACAACGTTGCATGGACTCTAGCACTCTAGCTTGTCTGGCTTCCAACTTCCAACTAACAAAGGGTAAATCAATATGTCATACACGCACACATACTTCACAAGCAATGCATTTCTCAAATTCAAAGTATTCGGACTCGCAAGCATTCCTATGTGATTATTTTTCTTAGAGATACTAATTAGTTACAAGTAAACGATTTGTGTGAGATATATATGGTAATCATGAAAGTATCAAATACCATTTTAACACAACGAATACATAAAACATCAAATAGCGGGTAAATCTATAAGACACTCAAGGACACATACTTCACAAGCAACGCATTTATCAAAATTCAAAGTGTATTCTACCTCTAAAGCATTCCTATATGATCACTTTTTCATGGGGGTATCAACTAGTTACAGGTAAACCATTTGTGTGGGACAGAAcaaatacatataaacacacaaTATAGCATCAAATAGGCAAAGTAGTTAAGAGATATACTTTGCCCAAGCAGGGTAATTGTGAAGACGTTCATATTCCCGTTTCCTCTTCTCCTCCCTAACCTTCAACAACCTCCTTCCTCTCGCCGTAGTACCCGACCCTTTGGCTGCTGCTTTCCCACTActaatatcaacataatcatCATTTCCTTCACCAATCGAAGCTGTAGATTTTGCAGCAGCAATGGTGGAAACAACAGAAAGCTCTCTATTACTCATTGGCATCACAACAAACTGTGCAGCTAACAATGGACATGAAGAAACACATGGCTTCCATATGGGGTTGAAAAATTGTTGATTTACAACAGACATCTGCATAAAAATGGAATTGCATTAAGGGTTTTAGCATACCATAAACCCTACAAATTTGGGTTTACACAGAAttcagagaaaaaaaatgaatttttcattTACCCAAATTCAAGAAAGTCCCAGAAAATCAACACAGAACtcaattacatacaaaaaaaaaaaaaaagaactaccAAAGCTAAAAAATTCAACACAGAACTCAAAAAAAAGTAATCTTGATAACCTTTTTGAGTTGTACCACTGTTTAACATGAGTTGTTGAGCTAAAATCTCTCTAAAAACTGCAACTTTGGAGgattgaaaaagagaaattgTGTGTTTCTGTAGATAGGAACActgttaagtaatttaataaggtttaaaaacttcaaaattaaactttataacacaaatacatattatacatttatcgaataaatataaatagtgaagaaaataaatatcaataacaataaacaatatgataatcaaaataaaaaaaaataatgaataacaataaaattgaaGTATAAGATAGTACAAGAAAACTAGTTAATATTATAGATTGTGAAATTTCCCTAACATCTTATTCACTACTAGTTTTTTATGGTGAttcttgattattatatttttatttttacagtCATGTTCTTAATAAGATATAGGTGTATCATGTCATGTATAATCATCTcttttaaatacttttaaagCCCTCTATGCTTCTATGATCCATCATCGCCAATTTTTTAGGGACATCTATGTGCATTTTCTCTTTACATGTTTGAACCATTTCTATCTCATTTTGCCTAGAATATTCGAATCATCTCTATCTCATTTTGTCTATCATATAGGTTACTCTTATTTTGCCTAGAATATtgaatttcctaattttatctCTCCTAATACGTTCACATATTCATCACAactttttaatttcattatttcatcttTTAAATATCCAAATTCTTAACTGATCTACATTTAACGCCTcgtataatatatttaatataacaaCCTCTTTATAAAACTTACTTCGGGTGATACTTTCTTTATCACATAATACACTAGACACAAGCTTTTACTTTATAATTCCCTCAATTATAGTACATAAATATAGTGGATATTCAATGAACATATTCTACTGTCCATTTTTACTTTCtatcatatacaaaaaaattgatgtttagTTATTAGACGACtaattaaaactaatttattACTTAGTgatttctaatttattattattaactatAATCTTGTCTTAATACTTGCATTAATTTGAAGGGTGTTATAACCCTACCACGTGgatgattaattaatttctcAGTCTGGATCTTAACAAGTTCATATGAATCTCCATTATTCTTCAATAGCAAATGGATCAAATTATCATAATCGAATTTCTTTTCAGATTGTattgatttgaaataattataaacattttatttaattttatctcaacttatatttatatttatatttttcaattttaattgagtacgaataaatatttaaatttatatataaaattaaaaaataaatatatatgtcataTGTGACATAATTATGTAGGATGCAGATTGTCATATATAATGTGTGTATCTATTTAAGTGTAAATGTATACTTGTgcatatttaaaattgaaaagcgTAGATATCAGTTAAAGTCAAATTAAAGCTCAATTTTACGTATTAGGCTTATCGATTTATCACAAAGCCAAGTTTCATCTACGATCTCAATGaggtcatactttttattaCGTGGTATTTCTTAGTTTTTGCTTTTAATATCACATCAACTTTTCTTATCCACTTGAAGCtcaacttatttaaatttttgttgaattcaatttaaaagattacatttttcttatttaaaacaaattcatTTTTGAGACTCGAATATAAAGtctttgattaaaaataacGAATTTTTTATCGCCCACTACGATCTATTTTAGTAATTTAGTTCTTAGTTGACTTCATTATTCAATGTCCCTATGttctttgaatattttaaattccattataattaaaataaattaatgaaatttttggCTCGTGAAGCATGATTAGATTTGTTTAAGTGCCTATTgcagatacataatcaactcttcacattttgaattttaactttTGCTTT contains these protein-coding regions:
- the LOC101257884 gene encoding uncharacterized protein; protein product: MSVVNQQFFNPIWKPCVSSCPLLAAQFVVMPMSNRELSVVSTIAAAKSTASIGEGNDDYVDISSGKAAAKGSGTTARGRRLLKVREEKRKREYERLHNYPAWAKVLEDACKHDTELRAVLGDSIGNPELMRKKVEERVRTKGRNFQKSKTGSVLAFKVSFRDFNPLDSYIWFELYGSPSDRDVNIFGSVIQAWYVMGRLGAFNSSNLQLGGSSMEFNPLYDAEKGFNVMPSSFHDISNVEFQDNWSRVWVDLGTADFFSIDVLLNCLTVLSSEYVGIQQVVFGGQRMGDWEEGMTNSDDGYKYFEIVKDDSQHSWHIVFSCYKTVNFIQEGSFDSYIHIAVGNLLAFYILENILNHCDNMAGGSQPRQSDKPSIRYRCNLLDGALFEITDLDRQSNAPISSGNKENPKNSDSESSKIMSTSELISAVGSIWCSAAGPVTRILSKGSSRCNNTDHQENNIFGYSTADKISGVCFSPPDHSIPVNLDSDTDSSPLLLANVERLTANQKVSFFGPLLGSSSLQSLLHDRSTMHPENRKAKDFVNYLQNVYGWIHEASLLKFKQQLNCASFGCPENRKCTIEDMTNNPLSCCSVVDTVNTDCQTDREEPDGSLLSQMAKHDEIDRVSTGTSSIRHYNEVFHDKKSNTLGISHSENNLVFHEYSVTPSCSASVHDKINAKDHIYDSAINEKVELEEELSSEVQRSVAKEKPLYALAKQEHAFAGAMAGIFVSLCLHPVDTIKTVIQSCPNDQKPLYYIGRSFISERGVTALYRGISTNLASSAPISALYTFTYESVKGALLPLFPKECHSFAHCLAGGSASIATSFIFTPSERIKQQMQVGSHYKNCWSALIVITRSGGLPSLYAGWKAVLWRNIPHSIIKFYTYERLKELRLSSVQLRNQNDTLMTLACGGLAGSTAALFTTPFDVVKTRLQTQIPGSMTQFGVFGTLQEIAKREGLKGLYRGLSPRLIMYMTQGALFFASYESFKKIFSLDIPQPKTETVPYEHKEDDHATLPSRS